Proteins co-encoded in one Bacillus infantis NRRL B-14911 genomic window:
- a CDS encoding DUF3231 family protein, with the protein MEQIQHQTKMNASEYAVIWSQYINDSLSSCVLQHMLKDAEDKNIREVFEFALELSEPHLEKTKKLLKSENQPLPIGFSEEDVNADAPGLFTDAFKIVYLHIMALHGLTRYAGATSVCSRKDIRQYFMQCTSEALELYDRTTEVALQKGIIDKAPTLHNKQKVHFIKNGYMKGWLGKRRPINAIEISGVFLNMQKTMVKMVLELGFSQVCKSNDVRAYMERARGLCVKHFEILASLLKEENLHVPKVFESEVTDSTVPPFSDKLMLFHITGLLSAAISYYGKAAALSQRRDIVSAYTRMNVEIALIAEDGMQLMIKNAWFEAPPAAADHEALAKE; encoded by the coding sequence ATGGAACAGATCCAGCACCAAACAAAAATGAATGCTTCTGAATATGCTGTCATATGGTCGCAATACATAAATGACAGTTTATCAAGCTGTGTGCTTCAGCATATGCTGAAAGATGCAGAAGACAAAAATATCCGGGAAGTGTTTGAGTTCGCCCTTGAACTGTCAGAGCCGCATTTAGAAAAGACTAAAAAGCTCCTGAAAAGTGAGAATCAGCCTCTGCCGATAGGCTTTTCTGAAGAAGATGTAAATGCAGATGCCCCTGGATTATTTACGGATGCTTTTAAAATCGTTTATTTACATATCATGGCACTTCATGGGCTTACAAGATATGCAGGCGCGACGTCAGTATGCTCACGGAAGGATATCAGGCAATACTTTATGCAATGTACCTCAGAAGCTCTGGAGCTGTATGACCGCACTACCGAGGTGGCTCTTCAAAAAGGTATAATTGATAAAGCTCCAACGCTCCATAATAAACAGAAAGTGCATTTTATCAAAAACGGTTATATGAAGGGCTGGCTTGGAAAACGCAGGCCCATTAATGCGATTGAAATCAGCGGTGTCTTTCTGAATATGCAGAAGACGATGGTGAAGATGGTATTAGAGCTCGGCTTCAGCCAGGTTTGCAAATCCAATGATGTGAGGGCGTACATGGAAAGGGCAAGAGGGCTTTGTGTAAAGCACTTTGAAATACTTGCATCATTACTGAAAGAAGAGAACCTGCATGTCCCCAAAGTCTTTGAATCGGAAGTGACAGATTCAACTGTGCCGCCATTTTCTGATAAGCTGATGCTTTTCCATATAACTGGCCTTTTGTCGGCAGCAATCAGTTATTATGGCAAAGCAGCAGCCCTCAGCCAAAGAAGGGATATTGTTTCTGCATATACCAGAATGAATGTAGAAATTGCTCTGATCGCTGAGGATGGCATGCAGCTTATGATTAAAAATGCCTGGTTTGAAGCACCTCCTGCAGCTGCCGATCATGAAGCTCTGGCTAAGGAGTAA
- a CDS encoding SRPBCC family protein, with translation MSGKLIMREEGNNLIMEWIFDAPREEVFKAFSDSKLLESWWGPEGWETNNKKFEFEPGGIWHYGMTCKDKSQGEFYGMESWGLAVYKEISAPEKIVHTDAFSDEEGNINESLPKTLITATFSEEEGKTKYVSVTEFPSSGAIRQIIDMGAAEGFSSQLRKLDALLSGNKV, from the coding sequence ATGAGCGGAAAGCTGATTATGAGGGAAGAAGGCAATAACCTGATAATGGAGTGGATTTTTGATGCGCCAAGGGAGGAAGTATTTAAAGCATTCTCAGATTCCAAATTGCTGGAAAGCTGGTGGGGGCCTGAGGGCTGGGAAACGAATAATAAGAAATTTGAATTTGAACCTGGCGGGATATGGCATTATGGTATGACCTGCAAGGACAAAAGCCAGGGCGAATTTTATGGGATGGAATCTTGGGGGCTTGCTGTCTATAAGGAAATCTCGGCACCAGAGAAAATTGTCCATACTGATGCTTTCTCCGATGAAGAAGGAAATATTAATGAATCATTGCCAAAAACCCTGATTACGGCAACATTTAGTGAAGAAGAGGGGAAAACCAAGTATGTGTCCGTCACTGAATTTCCCTCCAGCGGAGCTATCAGGCAGATCATCGATATGGGGGCTGCTGAGGGGTTCTCTTCTCAGCTAAGAAAACTGGATGCACTCTTGTCAGGGAATAAGGTTTAA
- a CDS encoding cupin domain-containing protein produces the protein MTAYLDYTSPSLAYAFDVNKSPLMKKDKHNFINILGIAQLNTLENVSLLDIFLSTGNAVEPHYHQNAAELVYCISGKATVSLLNPFTKNIQNYTIGPGQVANVPQGWWHYEVALQDNTHLLAIFNAPTPEVILGSDILKFTPANIMANTYCIDENQWNETVAQVQPTAYIGPANSCSKSKKMARRHHYSYGHQGSTSRRSAYSRAGYWPVYPG, from the coding sequence ATGACTGCTTATCTGGATTACACTTCCCCGTCCCTTGCGTACGCTTTCGATGTGAATAAAAGCCCCCTTATGAAAAAAGACAAACATAACTTTATCAATATTCTGGGGATTGCCCAGCTGAATACCCTTGAAAATGTTTCCCTGCTTGATATATTTCTAAGCACCGGCAATGCGGTAGAACCCCATTACCACCAGAACGCTGCAGAATTGGTCTACTGCATATCCGGAAAGGCCACTGTTTCCCTGCTGAATCCTTTTACAAAGAATATCCAAAACTATACGATCGGACCAGGACAGGTTGCCAATGTACCTCAAGGCTGGTGGCATTACGAAGTAGCCCTGCAGGATAACACGCATCTTCTTGCTATTTTTAATGCACCTACGCCTGAAGTGATACTTGGTTCTGATATCCTGAAATTTACACCGGCCAATATTATGGCAAATACCTACTGTATAGATGAAAATCAGTGGAATGAGACGGTTGCCCAAGTGCAGCCTACAGCCTATATCGGACCCGCCAATAGCTGCAGCAAATCCAAAAAAATGGCGCGCAGGCACCATTATTCTTATGGACATCAGGGTTCAACTTCCCGGCGATCCGCTTATAGCAGAGCAGGATACTGGCCCGTATATCCAGGATGA
- a CDS encoding DUF4064 domain-containing protein: protein MAEETYRVPKLLGLISFGITVLINFTAGLFYFLVSRGYTANVLTELISSDPKFQREMSGQDGTAAAREIADGTMDFVEVVLIIFLVFWLLMLFLNLAGILTIKKNPKAAAVIFIVVGVLSLPTLIIPGLLITSGILILTANKKKEPSYPDY from the coding sequence TTGGCAGAAGAAACTTATAGGGTGCCTAAACTGCTTGGATTAATTTCTTTTGGCATCACGGTCTTGATAAACTTTACCGCAGGGCTCTTCTATTTCCTCGTATCAAGGGGGTATACGGCGAATGTTTTAACTGAACTTATCAGCAGCGATCCAAAATTCCAGCGGGAAATGTCAGGGCAGGACGGAACGGCAGCAGCCAGGGAAATAGCGGACGGCACTATGGATTTTGTCGAGGTTGTGCTTATTATATTTCTCGTTTTTTGGCTCCTTATGCTGTTCCTTAACCTGGCCGGCATTTTAACTATAAAGAAAAATCCTAAAGCCGCAGCGGTTATTTTTATTGTCGTTGGTGTATTGAGTCTTCCCACATTAATTATTCCCGGCCTCCTGATAACTTCCGGAATTTTGATCCTGACAGCGAATAAGAAAAAAGAACCTTCGTATCCGGATTATTAA
- a CDS encoding nucleoside 2-deoxyribosyltransferase produces MENNQFFRTVRVFIASPFFNEEQLERIGRLENALRKNPYVADFFSARFYQFPQLTFASDPWRKTVFQNDLRYLRRADVVVAIHDYEENSVDSGTAFELGYAYALQKPIILIKEKETSIPNLMLVESLHAYLTKADEIAGYDFINMPKIPYKGPLI; encoded by the coding sequence ATGGAAAATAATCAATTTTTCAGGACGGTAAGAGTTTTTATCGCCAGCCCCTTTTTTAATGAAGAGCAGCTGGAAAGGATCGGAAGGCTCGAGAATGCACTGAGGAAGAATCCCTATGTGGCTGATTTCTTCTCGGCGAGGTTTTACCAGTTCCCGCAGCTGACTTTCGCTTCTGATCCCTGGAGGAAGACTGTTTTCCAGAATGATTTAAGATATTTGCGGCGTGCTGACGTAGTAGTTGCCATTCACGACTATGAAGAAAATTCCGTGGACAGCGGGACAGCCTTTGAGCTTGGCTATGCGTATGCACTGCAAAAGCCGATCATTTTGATAAAAGAAAAAGAAACCAGCATCCCGAACTTGATGCTGGTGGAAAGTCTGCATGCATACCTGACTAAGGCAGATGAGATTGCCGGCTATGACTTTATCAATATGCCGAAAATTCCATATAAAGGTCCGCTTATTTAA
- a CDS encoding helix-turn-helix transcriptional regulator, with amino-acid sequence MKNNVKQARLQAELTQQELADRVGITRQTVSLIEKGKYNPSLKLCLQICYAVQSKLDELFWVEEEELR; translated from the coding sequence ATGAAAAATAATGTAAAGCAGGCCCGGCTGCAGGCAGAGCTGACCCAGCAAGAGCTGGCGGATCGGGTGGGAATTACAAGGCAGACGGTCAGCTTGATTGAAAAGGGCAAGTATAATCCTTCTTTAAAGCTGTGCCTGCAGATCTGCTATGCAGTCCAGTCAAAGCTGGACGAATTATTTTGGGTGGAAGAGGAGGAGCTGAGATGA
- a CDS encoding helix-turn-helix domain-containing protein, whose protein sequence is MAIIINIDVMLAKRKMSVTELSERVGITMANLSILKNGKAKAVRLSTLDSICRALDCQPGDILEYRGEEH, encoded by the coding sequence ATGGCAATAATCATTAACATAGATGTTATGCTGGCAAAAAGGAAAATGAGTGTTACAGAGCTGTCCGAGCGGGTGGGTATTACCATGGCCAATCTCTCAATACTGAAGAACGGCAAAGCAAAGGCAGTGCGGCTTTCCACGCTTGACAGCATCTGCAGGGCGCTGGACTGCCAGCCGGGAGATATTCTCGAATACCGGGGAGAAGAACATTAG
- a CDS encoding DUF2975 domain-containing protein, giving the protein MNKAITSFLKAAILIMGLIVALLCIFLLPGLAGDAAAENPEFAYLKWPVLLGMYAAAIPFYIALYESWKLLRYIEGQTAFSDFSVQSLRCIRNCGIALGLIYAAGIIGVGAAGALHPGVFLMGAAIAFCSFVISVFAAVLKELLRSALTMKNENELTI; this is encoded by the coding sequence ATGAACAAGGCTATAACGAGTTTCCTGAAAGCCGCCATCCTTATTATGGGGTTGATCGTGGCACTCCTCTGTATTTTTCTTCTGCCTGGACTTGCAGGTGATGCAGCTGCAGAGAACCCTGAGTTTGCTTATTTGAAATGGCCGGTCCTTTTGGGCATGTATGCGGCCGCGATTCCATTTTACATTGCGCTGTATGAATCATGGAAATTATTAAGATACATTGAAGGGCAGACTGCTTTTTCCGATTTCTCTGTGCAGTCGCTGCGCTGCATCAGGAATTGCGGCATTGCTTTGGGGCTTATATATGCTGCCGGGATCATCGGAGTTGGAGCTGCCGGGGCCCTTCATCCAGGAGTCTTCCTTATGGGTGCAGCCATTGCTTTCTGTTCTTTTGTCATCAGTGTGTTTGCAGCTGTCCTGAAGGAGCTTCTGCGGAGCGCCCTAACCATGAAAAATGAAAATGAACTGACTATCTGA
- a CDS encoding GNAT family N-acetyltransferase codes for MIIRTYQPEDEKGWVRCRVLSFLDTAYFDNVLREKERYENPAIELVAEVDGMIAGLLDLEYEEEEETVCSRGTGLGGMIWHIAVHPDFRRRGIGAALLEEAERLAREQGLNRMEAWTRDDNWVRAWYESNGFVQKESYLHVYMEGDSELKGAVSAGLKNLHPVQVFAHYTGEETAVIKKRFKRVHECVCFEKGL; via the coding sequence ATGATTATCAGAACCTATCAGCCGGAAGATGAGAAAGGCTGGGTCCGCTGCAGGGTGCTGTCATTTTTGGATACGGCTTATTTTGACAATGTCTTGCGTGAAAAGGAACGATACGAAAATCCGGCGATTGAGCTTGTTGCCGAAGTGGACGGAATGATAGCAGGGCTGCTTGATCTGGAATATGAGGAAGAAGAAGAGACGGTTTGCTCCCGCGGAACCGGGCTGGGCGGCATGATTTGGCATATTGCTGTCCACCCCGACTTTAGGCGGAGGGGAATTGGAGCAGCCCTGCTGGAGGAAGCAGAAAGGCTCGCCAGGGAACAGGGATTGAACAGGATGGAAGCATGGACCCGTGATGATAACTGGGTTCGCGCTTGGTATGAGAGCAACGGCTTCGTTCAAAAAGAATCGTACTTGCATGTTTACATGGAAGGAGATTCCGAGCTGAAAGGTGCTGTCTCTGCAGGCTTGAAGAATCTGCATCCTGTGCAGGTTTTTGCCCATTATACAGGGGAAGAAACCGCAGTAATTAAAAAGAGATTTAAACGGGTGCATGAATGTGTTTGCTTTGAAAAAGGTCTTTAG